The Spartobacteria bacterium genome window below encodes:
- a CDS encoding 3'-5' exonuclease: MIYVAGLLPIIERSKELYIMRLFRIFTACMIALTGLFITNSVHAACLPSMTQKVDDVLFVAFDTETTGFSSDKERIIEIGCVKVKHGKIIDTKEWLINPHHHISKWATKAHGITYDMVKGHPSFEDIYPEFIDYIKGAVLIAHNAPFDVRFIRAEALRNELTPPCEGCIDSLHLLRNWYPDEESHTIGHLADVLNIEGGLFHRATSDSVYTVKLINKGMETRPLMNLNELVDQAGGLLLFEKEK, encoded by the coding sequence ATGATTTATGTTGCGGGATTATTGCCCATTATCGAGCGTAGTAAGGAGCTATACATAATGAGATTATTCAGAATATTTACCGCGTGTATGATCGCCTTGACTGGCCTATTCATAACAAACTCAGTCCACGCGGCATGCCTACCTAGTATGACACAAAAAGTGGACGATGTCCTTTTTGTTGCTTTTGATACGGAAACGACCGGATTTAGTTCCGATAAGGAACGCATTATCGAAATAGGCTGCGTAAAAGTTAAACACGGTAAAATCATCGACACAAAAGAATGGTTGATCAATCCACATCATCATATCTCAAAATGGGCTACAAAGGCTCATGGTATAACGTATGACATGGTTAAGGGCCACCCATCGTTCGAGGATATCTATCCTGAATTCATTGATTACATCAAGGGTGCGGTACTCATTGCTCATAATGCTCCTTTCGACGTGCGCTTTATTCGTGCCGAAGCACTAAGAAACGAATTAACCCCACCTTGCGAGGGCTGCATAGACAGCTTGCACCTACTTCGCAACTGGTATCCGGATGAAGAATCCCATACTATTGGGCACCTTGCGGACGTACTGAATATCGAAGGCGGCCTATTTCATCGCGCCACATCCGACTCGGTTTACACCGTTAAATTGATCAACAAAGGCATGGAGACCAGACCCTTGATGAATCTAAACGAACTGGTGGATCAGGCAGGCGGCTTGCTGCTGTTTGAAAAAGAAAAATAA